CTGGTCGGCCAGCGCCGGGCCGGTGCCATAGCCGCTCGCGGCCTTCGGCTCCAGCGCGGCAAGCCCCTCTCCGCCGGCGCCGAGCAGAGCGCGCGTCGCCTTCAGTTCGGTGGTGAAGGGCTGGCCGCCGCTCACCGCCACTTGCAGCGCGCTGAGTGCGACAAGCTGCGCCGCGCCCTGCCCGCTCGCCTGCTGCTGCTGGGCGACGGTGGCGAGGCGCTGTTCCAGCGCGCTGATGCGGGCGGTGGCGGTGGCGAGATCCTGCGGCGAGGCGGCCGGTGGCGGGGCCGGAATGGCCGCGACCTGCTGCTGCAGCGCATCGACCTTGCCGGACAGCGCCGTCAGCTGCTCGGGCGCGACCGATGGCGCCGGCGCGGGCAGGCCATCCACCTTCTGCTGGAGCGCGTCGAGACGGCCGCCGAGCGCGGCAAACTCCTCGGGCGATGTGGCAGGCGCCGGCGCGGCGTTGTCGGCAATTCCGTTCACCCGCTCGCCGACATCGGCGAGGCCGGATTCCAGCGCGTCGAGCCGGGTCGCCAGATCCTGCGGCAGGTTGATATTCGCGGCCGGCGCGGTGCCGCCCGCCGCGCTTTCCATGGCATCCACGCGCTGGCGCAGATCGAGCGCGCGCGCTTCAAGCTGGGTGATGGCGTCGGCATTCTGCTCGGCGCTGTAGAAGGTATTGACCACGGCGAGCGCCACGGCGGCGCCGATCACGCCGGAGACCAGCGCGGCAATGAGGCCGGTCACCAGACCCATCTGCCGCTTCGGCACGGGCGCCTCGGCTGGCGTGCCCGGCAGTTCGGCGGCGTGGACGGGCTCGGGCGGCGGGGTCTCGGAAGACGGCGCTTCGGCGTCAGCCTTGTCCGGGTTGTTCACGGTGTCGGTATCCTTCAGCGGGCCGCCATCGGCATCGAGCACCGGCACCTCGGCGGGTGCGGCATCCTCGCTCGGCGGCGTGTCTTTGGCGCCGGTCGGCGGCGGCACTTCGGTCGCCGCGAGATCGAGCGTCGGTGGCGGACGGCGGCGCGATTTGCCGCGCGCACCTGCCTCAAGCGCCTCATGATCGGTCTCGGTCGCCGATCCGGTGGGTTCGTGTTTGGAGTCTTTCGTCGCCACGTGCGTACCTCCCCGAGATCATAAAGCGCCGACCCGCCCTCGGTTCCCGGGATAGACCGCACCTGCCCTCCCCGCAACCTCGGGAGAGCCCCATGGTTTACCGGTCGAGCAGCGCGAACAAGCCCTCTTCCGTCGGGGAATCGGCGATGCGCGTCGGCCAGCCCGCACCCGCCAGAGGCGCCGCGACATTGGCGGAAAAGCACAGATGCTGGACCCGCGCCAGCGCCGCGCAGAGGCCCGCCGCAAGCCCCCCGGCCCTGTCCGCCGCTTGGGCGCAGGCCACCAGCGTCGCCGCCGTGCGCGGGGAGAAATGAATGGCCGCGTCGATCTGCCCCGCCACCAGCGCCGCGCAGGTTTCCGGTGCCAGAGCGGGAGCCGGCACGGCGCGGTAGATGACGAAAAGTTCAACGCCGATCCCGTCGCCCGCCAGCGCCGCGCCGAGATCGACCGCCCGGTCCTCGCCCGCCACATGCAGCACCCGCGCCCCGCGCGGCAGGCTCGTGCGGATCAGCGCCACCAGCGCCGCGCCATCCCCGCCGGCGATATGGAGGTCGGCGAAACCCTCGGGAGCGACGGCGGCGGTGCGCCGGCCCACCGCATAGAGCGGCAGCCGCGTCAGGGCCGAAAGCTCGGGCCGGGCCGCCAGCGCCCGCGCCCCGTTCACGCTGGTCAGCGCCACCGCGTCGAACGGGCCGGCGGGAAGTGCCGCCGCACGGATCGGCTCGACGATCAGCAGCGGATCGACCAGCGCGGAGAGCCCCGCCGCCCCCAGCCGCGCGGCGGTGGCCTCAGCATCCGGCTGCGGCCGCGTGACCAGGATCCGCGTGAGCGCGCCCACCGGCCCGGCCTTAATGCGCCACGTGCGGCAGCAGGTCGGGCGGCACCATGGCGCGCATTTCGTGCCCGGCGGCGATGCCG
Above is a window of Ancylobacter sp. WKF20 DNA encoding:
- a CDS encoding uroporphyrinogen-III synthase; this encodes MGALTRILVTRPQPDAEATAARLGAAGLSALVDPLLIVEPIRAAALPAGPFDAVALTSVNGARALAARPELSALTRLPLYAVGRRTAAVAPEGFADLHIAGGDGAALVALIRTSLPRGARVLHVAGEDRAVDLGAALAGDGIGVELFVIYRAVPAPALAPETCAALVAGQIDAAIHFSPRTAATLVACAQAADRAGGLAAGLCAALARVQHLCFSANVAAPLAGAGWPTRIADSPTEEGLFALLDR